One Sagittula stellata E-37 genomic window carries:
- a CDS encoding sarcosine oxidase subunit beta family protein — MKRYSAFAIVREALMTGHKGWEKAWRDAQPKKRYDVVIVGAGGHGLATAYYLGKNFGITNVAVIEKGWLGGGNTGRNTTIIRSNYLQDPSAAIYEKARSLYETLSQDLNYNVMFSPRGVMMLAQTEHEVRGYQRTAHANALQGVQTEFISPKRVKEIVPIIRLDGPRYPVLGALWQERAGTARHDAVAWGYARACSAMGMDIIQRCEVTGVTRDGDKVTGVDTTKGHIACDKLGVVVAGHSGELARMAGFRLPVDSAPLQALVSEPIKPVMDCVVMANTVHGYMSQSDKGEMVIGGGTDSYNAFTQRGSFHHIEHTVAALIETFPMVSRLKMLRQWGGIVDMTGDRSPILSKTPVEGCFINCGWGTGGFKAIPGSGWGFAELMATGKSALCEDFSMNRFREGRFIDESVAAGVAH, encoded by the coding sequence ATGAAACGCTATTCCGCCTTTGCCATCGTCCGTGAAGCCCTGATGACCGGCCATAAAGGCTGGGAAAAGGCGTGGCGCGATGCACAGCCCAAGAAACGTTACGATGTCGTGATCGTTGGCGCAGGGGGCCATGGCCTCGCCACCGCCTACTACCTCGGCAAGAATTTCGGCATCACCAATGTCGCGGTGATCGAGAAGGGCTGGCTCGGCGGTGGCAACACCGGCCGGAACACGACCATCATCCGGTCGAACTACCTGCAGGATCCGTCCGCGGCGATCTACGAAAAGGCACGCTCGCTTTACGAGACGCTGAGCCAGGATCTGAACTACAACGTCATGTTCAGTCCGCGCGGCGTGATGATGCTGGCGCAGACCGAACACGAGGTCCGGGGCTACCAGCGCACGGCGCACGCCAATGCCCTCCAGGGCGTTCAGACGGAGTTCATCTCACCCAAGCGGGTGAAGGAGATCGTGCCGATCATCCGCCTCGACGGTCCGCGCTACCCGGTGCTGGGCGCGCTCTGGCAGGAACGGGCAGGGACCGCGCGCCACGATGCCGTGGCCTGGGGTTATGCGCGTGCGTGCTCGGCCATGGGCATGGACATCATCCAGCGCTGCGAGGTCACCGGCGTCACACGTGACGGCGACAAGGTCACCGGTGTCGACACGACCAAGGGCCACATCGCCTGCGACAAGCTGGGCGTCGTTGTTGCCGGCCACTCCGGCGAGCTGGCGCGCATGGCGGGCTTCCGCCTGCCGGTGGACTCCGCGCCGCTGCAAGCGCTCGTCTCCGAGCCGATCAAGCCGGTCATGGACTGTGTCGTCATGGCGAATACCGTGCACGGCTACATGTCGCAGTCCGACAAGGGCGAGATGGTGATCGGCGGCGGCACCGACAGCTACAACGCCTTCACGCAGCGCGGGTCGTTCCACCACATCGAACACACCGTAGCCGCGCTGATCGAAACCTTCCCGATGGTGTCGCGCCTCAAGATGCTGCGCCAGTGGGGCGGCATCGTGGACATGACCGGCGACCGGTCTCCGATCCTGTCGAAGACCCCGGTCGAGGGCTGTTTCATCAACTGCGGCTGGGGCACCGGCGGTTTCAAGGCGATCCCGGGTTCCGGCTGGGGCTTTGCCGAGCTGATGGCGACAGGGAAGTCCGCACTCTGCGAAGATTTCTCGATGAACCGCTTCCGCGAAGGACGCTTCATCGACGAATCCGTGGCCGCCGGGGTGGCCCACTGA
- a CDS encoding sarcosine oxidase subunit delta, whose translation MLIFTCPYCGVAADETELSAGGEAHLKRFGPGSSDDDFEGYLFVRENPKGVHFERWRHAYGCGKWFHAARCTVSMEVFGTYSAQTTRPPEDILGRIVEKHPNFKWRDIEAAE comes from the coding sequence ATGCTGATCTTCACCTGTCCGTATTGCGGCGTCGCCGCCGATGAAACAGAGCTGTCCGCAGGCGGCGAAGCGCATCTGAAACGCTTCGGGCCCGGGTCTTCCGACGACGACTTCGAGGGCTACCTCTTTGTCCGCGAGAACCCGAAAGGTGTGCATTTCGAGCGCTGGCGGCACGCCTATGGCTGTGGCAAGTGGTTCCATGCCGCGCGTTGCACAGTGAGCATGGAAGTCTTCGGCACCTATTCCGCGCAGACGACGCGACCGCCCGAAGATATCCTCGGGCGTATTGTGGAAAAGCACCCCAACTTCAAATGGCGCGACATAGAGGCGGCGGAATGA
- a CDS encoding sarcosine oxidase subunit alpha family protein encodes MSTRLSHGGRLIDRSTKVGFTFNGKRLDGYAGDTLASALLGTDQMLVGRSFKYHRPRGIVASGAEEPNALVNLGEGVKHEPNQRCTTTELFDGLTATSQNHWPSLEHDIGAMNGLFGKFLTAGFYYKTFIHPRPFWKHIYEPFIRQSAGLGKAPDPETRDPDHYEHFYAFVDVLVIGGGIAGLQAALVAGASGKRVMVLEQTAHWGGRAPVDGGTVDGLSAEDWVSQAVEKLEAMPNVEFRTRTMGAGVYDHGYVLAYERVNDHAPYLAGPRHRLWRIRARQVVTATGALERPLSFGGNDVPGVMLASAVRDYLVNYGVSPGDRTVVVTNNDDAYRTAIALKKAGLAVPIIVDARPHGDEGPLVKEAQAMGIRVERDRAITKVFGSKRVEGVAIGLQRGEGAVLEEIACEAVAMSGGWSPVVHLWSHCGGKLTWDDAAAYFKPDPSRTPTGADGAPFVTTAGSASGAMHIKYTLQDADNAAKSVLSALGLSDADQQAAPNGEAALEAPLMQVWLMPERAHDGLRMKAWLDYQNDVKVSDVQLAAREGYRSVEHTKRYTTLGMATDQGKLSNINGLAILSDALGEPIPQVGTTTFRPPYTPISMGAIAGDARGDLFHPLRKTAIHGWHEANGATFEPVGDWRRPYAFPKAGESVEDAVIREINATRQSVGMLDASTLGKIIVKGPDAGRFLDMLYTNMMSTLKPGKCRYGLMCTENGFLTDDGVVARIDEDTFLCHTTTGGADRIHAHMEEWLQTEWWDWKVYTANVTEAYAQIAVVGPNARNLLEKLGGMDVSKEAMAFMEWKDGTLGGFPVRIYRISFSGELSYEIAVPASQGRALWDKLLEAGKEYDATPYGTEALHVMRAEKGFIMIGDETDGTVIPQDLGLHWAISKKKEDYIGKRAQARSYMDNPDRWQLVGLETVDGSVLPDGAYAASPGRNANGQRNTQGRVTSTYWSPTLKKGIAMGLVHNGPQRMGETISFMKDDGETEVAACIVSPVFYDPEGEKQNV; translated from the coding sequence ATGAGCACCCGTCTTTCCCATGGGGGTCGCCTGATCGACCGGTCGACCAAGGTGGGCTTCACCTTCAACGGCAAGCGGCTCGACGGCTACGCCGGCGACACACTTGCTTCGGCGCTGCTTGGCACGGACCAGATGTTGGTCGGCCGAAGCTTCAAGTACCACCGTCCCCGCGGCATTGTCGCCTCCGGCGCAGAAGAGCCGAACGCCCTGGTGAACCTCGGCGAAGGCGTGAAGCACGAACCGAACCAGCGCTGCACCACGACGGAATTGTTCGACGGCCTGACCGCGACGTCGCAGAACCATTGGCCGTCGCTGGAGCACGATATCGGCGCCATGAACGGTCTGTTCGGCAAGTTCCTGACCGCCGGGTTCTATTACAAGACCTTCATCCATCCGCGCCCCTTCTGGAAGCACATCTACGAGCCGTTCATCCGCCAGTCCGCCGGGCTGGGCAAGGCGCCGGATCCTGAAACGCGCGACCCCGATCACTACGAGCACTTCTACGCCTTCGTGGATGTCCTCGTGATCGGTGGCGGCATCGCCGGTCTGCAGGCCGCTCTGGTTGCCGGAGCGTCGGGCAAGCGTGTCATGGTTCTGGAGCAGACCGCCCACTGGGGTGGTCGTGCGCCGGTCGATGGCGGCACCGTCGACGGGCTTTCCGCCGAAGACTGGGTCTCGCAAGCGGTTGAAAAACTGGAGGCCATGCCAAACGTTGAGTTCCGCACCCGCACGATGGGCGCGGGCGTCTATGACCATGGGTATGTTCTGGCCTACGAGCGGGTGAACGACCACGCGCCGTACCTTGCCGGTCCGCGTCACCGCCTGTGGCGCATCCGGGCCCGGCAGGTCGTGACAGCAACCGGTGCGCTCGAACGCCCGCTCAGCTTCGGCGGCAACGATGTTCCGGGTGTCATGTTGGCTTCTGCCGTGCGGGACTACCTTGTGAACTACGGCGTGTCGCCGGGCGACCGCACCGTGGTCGTGACCAACAACGATGACGCTTACCGCACCGCCATCGCCTTGAAGAAGGCCGGTCTGGCCGTGCCGATCATCGTCGACGCGCGCCCGCACGGCGACGAAGGGCCGCTGGTCAAGGAAGCGCAGGCCATGGGGATCCGGGTCGAACGCGACCGCGCGATAACCAAGGTGTTCGGCAGCAAGCGGGTCGAGGGGGTGGCCATCGGTCTCCAGCGCGGCGAGGGTGCGGTCCTCGAAGAGATCGCCTGCGAAGCCGTCGCCATGTCGGGGGGCTGGTCTCCGGTTGTTCACCTCTGGTCGCACTGCGGTGGCAAGCTGACGTGGGACGATGCCGCGGCCTATTTCAAGCCCGATCCGTCGCGCACGCCCACCGGTGCGGATGGCGCGCCATTTGTCACAACCGCTGGCAGTGCCAGCGGCGCGATGCACATCAAATATACGCTTCAAGACGCTGACAACGCAGCAAAATCGGTGCTGTCCGCTCTTGGTTTGTCCGACGCCGATCAGCAGGCCGCGCCCAACGGTGAAGCCGCGCTTGAAGCACCTCTGATGCAAGTCTGGTTGATGCCGGAACGTGCGCATGACGGTCTGCGGATGAAGGCCTGGCTCGACTATCAGAACGACGTGAAGGTCTCTGACGTGCAGCTTGCGGCGCGCGAAGGTTACCGTTCCGTCGAACACACCAAGCGCTACACCACGCTTGGCATGGCAACGGATCAGGGAAAGTTGAGCAACATCAACGGACTGGCGATCCTTTCGGATGCGTTGGGAGAGCCGATCCCTCAGGTCGGTACAACCACCTTCCGTCCTCCGTACACACCGATCTCGATGGGTGCGATAGCAGGCGACGCGCGGGGCGACCTGTTCCATCCGCTGCGCAAGACAGCGATTCACGGCTGGCACGAGGCAAACGGTGCCACTTTCGAGCCGGTCGGCGACTGGCGCCGTCCCTATGCGTTCCCCAAGGCAGGTGAAAGCGTCGAGGATGCTGTCATCCGCGAGATCAACGCCACCCGCCAAAGCGTTGGAATGCTTGACGCTTCCACGCTCGGCAAGATCATCGTGAAGGGGCCGGACGCGGGCCGCTTCCTCGACATGCTCTACACCAACATGATGAGCACGCTGAAGCCGGGCAAATGCCGCTACGGCCTGATGTGCACGGAGAACGGCTTCCTCACCGACGACGGCGTGGTGGCCCGGATCGATGAGGATACCTTCCTCTGCCACACGACGACCGGTGGGGCGGACCGCATCCACGCCCACATGGAGGAATGGCTGCAGACCGAATGGTGGGACTGGAAGGTCTACACCGCCAACGTCACCGAAGCCTATGCACAGATCGCCGTCGTCGGCCCCAACGCCCGGAACCTGCTTGAGAAACTCGGCGGCATGGACGTGTCGAAAGAGGCGATGGCCTTCATGGAGTGGAAGGACGGCACGCTCGGCGGGTTCCCGGTGCGCATCTACCGGATCTCCTTCTCGGGGGAACTGAGCTACGAGATCGCGGTGCCCGCAAGCCAGGGCCGTGCGCTCTGGGACAAGCTTCTGGAGGCCGGCAAGGAGTACGACGCGACACCTTACGGCACTGAGGCGCTGCACGTCATGCGGGCCGAGAAGGGCTTTATCATGATCGGGGACGAGACCGACGGCACGGTGATCCCGCAGGACCTGGGCCTGCACTGGGCGATCTCGAAGAAGAAAGAGGACTACATCGGCAAGCGGGCACAGGCACGCAGCTACATGGACAATCCCGACCGTTGGCAGCTGGTGGGACTGGAAACCGTGGACGGCTCCGTCCTGCCGGACGGTGCCTATGCCGCGTCGCCCGGTCGGAACGCCAATGGCCAGCGCAACACGCAAGGTCGTGTGACGTCGACCTACTGGTCGCCGACGCTGAAGAAGGGCATCGCCATGGGCCTGGTGCACAATGGTCCGCAGCGGATGGGCGAGACCATCAGTTTCATGAAGGACGATGGCGAAACCGAAGTGGCCGCCTGCATCGTCAGCCCGGTCTTCTACGATCCGGAAGGAGAGAAGCAGAATGTCTGA
- a CDS encoding sarcosine oxidase subunit gamma, translating to MSELGVYEGFVEVRAIGLQGMVTIRGDFASDAFREAVTDVAKVAFPEQRGASVDGARGLLWMSPDELMLLVPHTEAAGCAARLAKALSGQHALVLDVSDARAVFRLKGRAVREIIAKLAPLDMAPDGLPPGELRRTRFGKVATGVWLEDEETATVFCFRSVADYMFELLSTAAHPDSRVDYFRSAAR from the coding sequence ATGTCTGAACTGGGAGTGTACGAGGGCTTCGTCGAGGTCCGTGCCATCGGTCTGCAGGGCATGGTGACGATCCGTGGCGACTTTGCCTCCGACGCCTTCCGTGAGGCGGTGACCGACGTGGCGAAGGTTGCTTTCCCGGAGCAGCGCGGCGCCTCGGTGGACGGTGCGCGCGGCCTTCTGTGGATGTCGCCGGACGAGCTGATGTTGCTGGTTCCGCATACCGAGGCTGCAGGTTGCGCCGCCAGACTGGCAAAGGCGCTGTCGGGTCAGCACGCGCTGGTGCTGGACGTGTCCGACGCCCGGGCGGTGTTCCGCCTCAAAGGGCGTGCCGTGCGCGAAATAATCGCAAAGCTCGCACCGCTCGACATGGCTCCGGACGGGCTTCCGCCGGGCGAGCTGCGGCGCACCCGCTTCGGCAAGGTCGCCACCGGTGTCTGGCTTGAGGACGAGGAGACGGCGACGGTGTTCTGTTTCCGCTCCGTGGCCGACTACATGTTCGAGTTGCTGAGTACCGCCGCGCATCCCGATAGCCGTGTGGACTATTTCCGCAGTGCGGCACGCTGA
- a CDS encoding superoxide dismutase, with protein MAFELPDLPYAHDALASSGMSRETMEYHHDIHHKAYVDNGNKLIAGTEWEGKSVEEIIKGTYNSGAVAQSGIFNNASQHWNHCQFWEMMGANKGAMPSELEAAIKDSFGTVDKFKEDFAAAGGGQFGSGWAWLVKDTDGGLKVTKTENGVNPLCFGQTALLGCDVWEHSYYIDFRNKRPAYLQNFLDNLVNWENVASRL; from the coding sequence ATGGCTTTCGAACTTCCCGATCTTCCCTACGCACACGACGCGCTGGCCTCCAGCGGCATGAGCCGGGAGACGATGGAGTACCATCACGACATCCACCACAAGGCCTACGTCGACAACGGCAACAAGCTGATTGCCGGCACCGAGTGGGAAGGCAAGAGCGTCGAGGAGATCATCAAGGGCACCTACAATTCCGGTGCCGTCGCCCAGTCGGGTATCTTCAACAACGCTTCGCAGCACTGGAACCACTGCCAGTTCTGGGAAATGATGGGCGCCAACAAGGGCGCAATGCCGTCCGAGCTTGAGGCGGCCATCAAGGACAGCTTCGGCACCGTCGACAAGTTCAAGGAAGACTTCGCCGCCGCAGGCGGTGGCCAGTTCGGTTCCGGCTGGGCGTGGCTGGTGAAGGACACCGACGGCGGCCTGAAAGTCACCAAGACCGAGAACGGCGTGAACCCGCTGTGCTTCGGCCAGACCGCTCTGCTGGGCTGCGACGTGTGGGAGCATTCCTACTACATCGACTTCCGCAACAAGCGCCCGGCTTACCTGCAGAACTTCCTGGACAACCTGGTGAACTGGGAAAACGTGGCGTCCCGCCTGTAA
- the rarD gene encoding EamA family transporter RarD, giving the protein MSPQVHGILLMIGACSIWGLSPLYYKLLVDVPPLELLAHRTVWSLVVFAGILAMQKRLGRLRVALGNMRSVAIVAFAAFMISSNWFLFIFSVQSGHVVESALGYYMFPLVAVLLGTLVLKERLAPLQWLAVGLATIAVTQLTLGLGVAPWISLVIAMTFGLYGLVKKRLTVGAMTSVTAEVLVLSPVGLGWLAHVHWGGGGVFGHDVGLSALLAFSGVLTALPLILFSAAAQRVNMATLGLLQYMNPTLQFFCAVVLFGEPLNTFQLVAFGLIWLALAIYSFQSLAQERARRRSAMVSAAETPL; this is encoded by the coding sequence ATGTCCCCACAAGTCCACGGTATCCTGCTGATGATCGGCGCCTGTTCGATCTGGGGACTGTCACCGCTTTATTACAAGTTGCTGGTGGACGTCCCGCCGCTGGAATTGCTTGCCCATCGCACGGTCTGGTCGCTTGTCGTCTTTGCGGGGATCCTTGCGATGCAGAAGCGTCTCGGGCGGTTGCGCGTGGCGCTTGGCAACATGCGGTCGGTCGCCATCGTCGCCTTTGCCGCGTTCATGATCTCCTCGAACTGGTTCCTTTTCATCTTCTCTGTCCAGTCGGGTCATGTCGTCGAGTCGGCGCTTGGCTACTACATGTTCCCGCTCGTCGCCGTGCTGCTTGGCACCTTGGTGCTCAAGGAGCGGCTGGCGCCATTGCAATGGCTTGCCGTCGGGCTGGCGACCATTGCCGTCACGCAGTTGACGCTGGGGCTTGGCGTGGCGCCGTGGATCTCGCTCGTGATTGCAATGACCTTCGGTCTTTACGGGCTGGTCAAGAAGCGCCTGACCGTGGGGGCCATGACCTCTGTCACCGCCGAGGTTCTCGTGCTGTCGCCCGTTGGGCTCGGATGGCTGGCGCATGTCCACTGGGGCGGAGGCGGCGTGTTCGGCCACGATGTCGGTCTGTCCGCGCTATTGGCCTTTTCGGGTGTGCTGACAGCACTGCCCCTGATCCTGTTCTCTGCCGCCGCGCAGCGGGTGAACATGGCGACGCTGGGCCTCCTGCAATACATGAACCCGACGTTGCAATTCTTCTGTGCGGTGGTGCTGTTCGGCGAGCCGCTGAACACTTTCCAGCTTGTGGCGTTCGGGCTGATCTGGCTGGCGCTGGCGATCTATTCCTTCCAGTCGCTGGCTCAGGAGAGGGCACGGCGCAGGAGCGCCATGGTATCGGCGGCGGAAACGCCGCTCTGA
- a CDS encoding TIGR00730 family Rossman fold protein, with protein sequence MLRKSICVYCGSRPGDREAYTTEAASLGTAIADEGWRLVYGAGDVGLMGTVARAAQAAGGETFGVIPQHLQAREVGKSDLTTFIVTETMHERKKVMLMNADAVVVMPGGPGSLDEFFEVLTWRQLGLHRKPIVLLNVADYWAPLMALMDHVVDNGFADRSLLDYVQSGVSAADTMALLRRALS encoded by the coding sequence ATGCTCAGAAAATCCATCTGCGTGTACTGCGGGTCGCGTCCCGGCGACCGCGAAGCCTATACCACCGAGGCCGCCTCGCTGGGCACCGCCATCGCCGACGAAGGCTGGCGGCTGGTCTACGGCGCGGGAGACGTGGGGCTTATGGGCACCGTCGCACGGGCCGCGCAGGCCGCCGGTGGAGAAACCTTCGGTGTGATCCCCCAGCACCTTCAGGCCCGCGAGGTCGGCAAATCCGACCTCACCACCTTCATCGTCACGGAGACGATGCACGAGCGCAAGAAGGTCATGCTGATGAACGCCGATGCGGTGGTTGTGATGCCCGGCGGGCCCGGTTCGCTCGACGAGTTCTTCGAGGTTCTGACGTGGCGCCAGCTTGGCCTGCACCGGAAACCGATCGTGCTGCTGAACGTCGCGGACTACTGGGCGCCGCTTATGGCCCTGATGGACCATGTCGTGGACAACGGCTTTGCCGACCGCTCGCTTCTGGACTACGTTCAGAGCGGCGTTTCCGCCGCCGATACCATGGCGCTCCTGCGCCGTGCCCTCTCCTGA
- a CDS encoding LysM peptidoglycan-binding domain-containing protein — protein sequence MTNTLKNSALGGAAVAGALAVALALGLIDLPGGGDTPADDTARVSPDADATQAPAGDAGVIEALSPAAGEDATVRSEGAKDGAEGLRAEPVETGDAGQAASQQTETTALPETADSAAVSEPAEVGDGPSAADPVPSEDMETADATDATPSANEAPMVSDPSAPSFDTVRAEPGGSTLVAGAGQPGAEIDVLVDGDPAATALIGRDGRFVAFLDLPSEGKASVLRLRSRADSGEVMSQDEVIVAPAALSSDVTQPPRFEQRAAAAPGPLGQPQSPDRAAVSGSQPDATALGADTVRTDPAQAPSPDAVATAAPMPQPGSVPQALGDDVGQDESVPAGELASFSAPRPATPGGLDLASTSGSAPVATDDPEAPPSVATAEPGAPAMPADAAAPAGTPSAQDTDIASRDPAPQPDETGAPQAPKVFVSGPQGVEVLASGPLQPDEVALDTINYGSAGEVLLTGRGADDAFVRVYLDNRPVTTSRIAESGRWKVQLPDVDTGTYTLRVDQIDGDGTVLARVESPFLREDPGLLASLERSDGPISEITVQPGNTLWGISQDRYGHGIEYVKIFQANRERIRNPDLIYPGQIFDLPDGTPAATE from the coding sequence ATGACCAATACCTTGAAGAACAGCGCACTTGGAGGGGCGGCCGTTGCGGGGGCACTGGCCGTTGCTCTGGCGCTGGGGCTGATCGACTTGCCGGGCGGGGGCGACACGCCGGCTGACGACACGGCGCGCGTCTCGCCGGATGCGGATGCGACGCAGGCGCCGGCGGGGGACGCGGGCGTGATCGAAGCTTTGTCCCCGGCCGCTGGAGAAGACGCTACGGTTCGCAGCGAGGGTGCCAAAGACGGGGCGGAAGGGTTGCGCGCAGAGCCGGTGGAGACAGGTGACGCAGGGCAGGCAGCTTCGCAGCAGACCGAAACGACCGCTTTGCCGGAGACGGCAGACAGCGCAGCCGTGTCTGAACCGGCAGAGGTCGGCGACGGACCGTCCGCCGCTGACCCGGTACCGTCCGAAGACATGGAAACCGCCGACGCAACCGACGCAACGCCGTCGGCAAACGAGGCGCCTATGGTCTCCGATCCCTCCGCTCCGAGCTTCGACACCGTTCGGGCAGAGCCGGGTGGTAGCACGCTGGTCGCGGGCGCCGGGCAGCCGGGCGCCGAAATCGACGTGCTGGTCGACGGAGATCCCGCTGCAACCGCCCTGATCGGCAGGGACGGGAGATTTGTGGCCTTCCTCGACCTGCCTTCCGAAGGCAAGGCGTCGGTTTTGCGCCTGCGCAGCCGCGCCGATAGCGGAGAGGTGATGTCGCAGGATGAGGTCATTGTCGCCCCGGCAGCGTTGTCGAGCGACGTGACACAACCGCCGCGCTTCGAACAGCGTGCAGCTGCAGCACCGGGGCCGCTGGGTCAGCCGCAGTCACCGGACCGTGCCGCCGTGTCCGGGTCGCAGCCCGACGCGACAGCGCTTGGCGCGGATACCGTCCGTACTGATCCTGCCCAGGCCCCCAGCCCGGATGCCGTGGCCACTGCCGCGCCGATGCCGCAGCCGGGCAGCGTGCCTCAGGCGCTTGGCGATGACGTCGGGCAGGACGAGTCTGTCCCGGCAGGAGAACTTGCGTCCTTCTCCGCGCCGCGACCGGCGACACCCGGCGGTCTTGACCTGGCTTCGACGTCCGGCAGCGCCCCTGTGGCAACCGACGATCCGGAGGCACCGCCCAGCGTGGCCACCGCTGAGCCGGGCGCGCCTGCCATGCCGGCAGACGCGGCGGCACCGGCGGGCACGCCGTCTGCGCAAGACACCGACATCGCGTCGCGCGATCCCGCCCCGCAGCCGGACGAAACCGGGGCGCCGCAGGCGCCCAAGGTCTTCGTCTCGGGACCGCAGGGGGTGGAGGTGCTGGCCTCTGGCCCGCTCCAGCCCGACGAGGTCGCGCTCGACACGATCAACTACGGCAGCGCGGGCGAGGTGCTGCTGACAGGCCGTGGGGCGGACGATGCCTTTGTCCGGGTCTACCTCGACAATCGGCCCGTCACCACGTCGCGGATCGCCGAAAGCGGGCGCTGGAAGGTGCAATTGCCGGATGTCGATACAGGCACCTACACGCTGCGGGTGGACCAGATCGACGGCGACGGCACCGTCCTCGCCCGCGTGGAAAGCCCGTTCCTGCGCGAGGACCCGGGCCTTCTGGCCAGCCTCGAACGAAGCGACGGCCCGATTTCGGAAATCACCGTCCAACCTGGCAACACGCTTTGGGGAATTTCCCAGGACCGCTACGGCCACGGCATCGAATACGTCAAGATCTTCCAGGCCAACCGAGAGCGTATCCGCAATCCCGACCTGATCTACCCCGGACAGATCTTCGACCTGCCGGACGGTACACCTGCAGCCACGGAGTGA